A genomic stretch from Flavobacterium humidisoli includes:
- a CDS encoding GntR family transcriptional regulator, with product MIKLIKIDEDSRVPKYKQIVDSILQNIANGNLKINQKIPSINSFSEEFYMSRDTVEKAYNILKERKIISSIRGKGYYITRTKLESKVNILFLTNKLSSYKMKTYSSFINTLGANAHVDLQIYHCDETLFLNILDKFEGAYDYYVITTHFKTEELKHSSFTDSVVNAIKNIPQEKLVILDNIKLGAGDEVIKIYQDFENDIYNALIEGLSKISKYKRLILVYPDKAVNPYPRRILHGFRKFCVEHEINFEILSEVYDDMILKKGDLFITIEESDLVNLVKQIRDEEFVLGKDIGVISYNDTPLKDLLGITVMSTDFNVMGETAARMILNKEKGQVKVPFNFIDRNSI from the coding sequence ATGATTAAACTTATTAAAATAGACGAAGACTCTCGAGTTCCCAAATACAAACAAATTGTTGACTCTATTCTTCAGAACATCGCCAACGGAAATTTAAAAATCAATCAAAAAATTCCTTCTATAAATAGTTTCAGCGAAGAATTCTATATGTCTCGTGATACTGTTGAGAAAGCCTATAATATTTTAAAAGAGCGAAAAATCATTTCTTCAATTAGAGGAAAAGGCTATTACATTACTCGAACAAAATTGGAATCTAAGGTCAATATTTTATTTCTGACCAATAAATTGAGTTCGTATAAAATGAAAACCTACAGCTCCTTTATTAATACTTTAGGCGCAAATGCCCATGTTGATCTTCAAATTTATCACTGTGACGAAACTTTATTTCTGAATATTTTAGATAAGTTTGAAGGCGCTTACGATTATTACGTCATTACAACACATTTTAAAACAGAAGAATTAAAGCATTCCAGTTTTACAGATAGTGTTGTTAATGCTATTAAAAATATTCCGCAAGAAAAGCTGGTTATTTTAGACAATATTAAACTTGGAGCTGGAGATGAAGTAATCAAAATTTATCAGGATTTTGAAAATGACATTTACAACGCGCTAATAGAAGGTCTTTCTAAAATATCCAAATACAAACGTTTAATTCTAGTATATCCAGACAAAGCGGTTAATCCGTATCCGAGAAGAATTTTGCACGGATTTAGAAAATTCTGTGTGGAACATGAAATCAATTTTGAAATTCTGAGTGAAGTTTACGATGATATGATTCTTAAAAAAGGAGATTTATTTATCACTATTGAAGAATCTGATCTGGTCAATTTAGTGAAACAGATTCGCGATGAAGAGTTTGTTTTAGGAAAAGATATCGGTGTCATTTCATACAATGATACTCCTTTAAAAGATTTACTTGGCATTACTGTAATGTCTACAGATTTTAATGTAATGGGAGAAACTGCTGCGAGAATGATTTTGAATAAAGAAAAAGGTCAGGTAAAAGTGCCTTTTAATTTTATTGATAGAAATTCTATCTAA